In one Neobacillus sp. WH10 genomic region, the following are encoded:
- a CDS encoding MFS transporter, protein MSSIFKSFSTELKFYLLMNTFFSFGTALSGVFQSVFLWKLDKTFSLLAYYSLYWSIAIIICFGLCAWLARKTSPMITMRFGFVFYLITYLIMLIFHDTLSDHIILLGSANGLAMSLYYVGMHMAVLDLTTNEKRDQFLYIQGILLTIGGVVAPLVSGILISQFHGMLGYYIVFIATCIFFFLSFLISLKVKGSPIESKSYFWDVVRSPSREWKKMYSVMFADGIVSGVYTTFLITMIMFEVAGGELSLGIFNTVAEIVSIAAFFVLAKFSNPDYRIAIFAIGAVSILVGSVLLSALPIFISLVIFAIIQPVAMNMINTSMNAMIYASIEKDPLYKERRLDYIIIREIPLGIGRIIGVFLFLGMRKYFAIEQLLPISFSLFPIVYVLMIPVLYLIWKGEGTNHSPKFDER, encoded by the coding sequence ATGTCTTCTATTTTTAAGTCTTTTTCTACGGAATTGAAGTTTTATTTGCTTATGAATACCTTCTTTTCCTTTGGTACAGCTTTGTCAGGTGTTTTTCAAAGTGTGTTTCTATGGAAACTTGATAAAACCTTTTCTCTGCTTGCCTATTACAGCTTGTATTGGTCCATTGCGATTATTATTTGTTTTGGACTTTGTGCGTGGCTGGCGAGGAAAACAAGCCCGATGATTACTATGCGATTTGGGTTTGTCTTTTATCTGATTACCTATTTAATCATGTTGATTTTTCATGACACCTTAAGTGATCATATCATTCTATTGGGAAGCGCAAATGGCTTAGCGATGAGCCTTTACTATGTAGGCATGCATATGGCTGTTTTGGATTTGACAACGAATGAAAAACGGGATCAATTTTTATATATTCAAGGAATATTACTAACCATCGGAGGAGTCGTTGCTCCACTTGTATCCGGTATATTAATCTCGCAATTTCATGGTATGCTAGGTTATTATATCGTCTTTATTGCCACATGCATTTTCTTTTTCCTTTCATTTTTGATTTCTTTAAAAGTCAAAGGGAGCCCAATCGAATCGAAAAGCTATTTTTGGGATGTTGTACGGAGTCCATCTCGTGAATGGAAGAAGATGTACTCGGTTATGTTTGCCGATGGGATTGTATCGGGTGTGTATACGACCTTTTTAATAACGATGATTATGTTCGAAGTAGCTGGCGGGGAATTGAGCTTAGGAATTTTTAATACTGTGGCAGAAATTGTGTCAATCGCAGCCTTCTTTGTGCTTGCAAAGTTTTCTAATCCGGATTATCGTATCGCTATCTTTGCGATTGGTGCAGTTAGTATCTTAGTTGGCTCTGTCTTACTATCAGCCCTTCCCATCTTTATCTCGTTGGTTATTTTTGCAATAATCCAACCTGTAGCCATGAATATGATTAACACTTCCATGAATGCGATGATTTATGCATCGATTGAAAAGGATCCGCTATACAAGGAAAGGCGATTGGACTATATTATTATTCGTGAAATCCCCCTCGGGATTGGCAGAATCATCGGTGTATTTTTGTTTTTAGGGATGAGGAAATACTTTGCTATCGAGCAACTCTTACCTATTTCATTTAGTCTTTTTCCGATTGTTTATGTACTGATGATCCCCGTTTTATACTTAATCTGGAAAGGGGAAGGTACCAATCATTCCCCAAAATTTGACGAAAGATGA